The Candidatus Rhabdochlamydia sp. T3358 genome includes a region encoding these proteins:
- the rfbC gene encoding dTDP-4-dehydrorhamnose 3,5-epimerase: MKIETLTLPGISLIKPQRFFDQRGFFSETFHKQRYREKGIHCEFIQDNHSFSQRGTLRGMHFQRLPGQEKLIWVMQGVIFDVVVDICSTRSTFGKWLGVYLDAEKGEQLFIPTGYAHGFCVISETAHVCYKVSSSFDPLEEKGFRYDDPDVGIKWPLSSVILSERDRNQPFLRQII; the protein is encoded by the coding sequence ATGAAAATAGAAACTTTAACTTTACCGGGTATCAGTTTAATTAAGCCACAGAGATTTTTTGATCAAAGGGGTTTTTTTTCGGAAACATTTCATAAACAACGCTATAGAGAAAAAGGAATTCATTGTGAATTTATCCAAGACAATCATTCTTTTTCTCAACGTGGGACCTTAAGAGGAATGCACTTTCAGAGATTACCGGGTCAAGAAAAACTGATTTGGGTAATGCAAGGAGTTATTTTTGATGTAGTAGTGGATATTTGTTCAACGCGTTCTACTTTTGGCAAATGGCTAGGGGTTTATTTGGATGCAGAAAAAGGGGAACAGTTATTTATTCCTACAGGATATGCACATGGATTTTGTGTAATCAGTGAAACCGCTCATGTTTGTTATAAAGTGAGTAGTTCTTTTGATCCATTAGAGGAAAAGGGATTTCGTTATGATGATCCTGATGTAGGAATTAAATGGCCTCTTTCTTCAGTTATCTTATCTGAAAGGGATCGCAATCAACCATTTTTACGGCAAATAATATGA
- a CDS encoding thioredoxin family protein, with amino-acid sequence MKTILVILSGLFMVCALPIYSANKQGNTPLEVSSLKQLDALLGSQKIVFIDFYKDSCPPCEQFNPLYESWARLFNKQIIFIKINASNPKTDNLCKKFKITSLPTLIVLDSQGEEIAKHIGMEEIKKMNIKRFLAYVEGSGL; translated from the coding sequence ATGAAAACTATTTTAGTAATTTTAAGTGGTTTATTTATGGTTTGCGCTTTGCCGATTTATTCTGCAAATAAACAAGGAAACACTCCTTTGGAAGTTTCTTCTTTAAAGCAATTAGATGCACTTTTAGGAAGTCAAAAAATAGTCTTTATCGATTTTTATAAAGATTCTTGTCCTCCTTGCGAGCAATTCAACCCCTTATATGAAAGTTGGGCCCGCCTATTTAATAAACAAATTATCTTTATTAAGATCAATGCAAGTAATCCAAAAACAGATAACTTATGTAAAAAATTTAAGATAACTAGCTTGCCTACTTTGATTGTTTTAGATAGTCAAGGAGAGGAGATTGCTAAGCACATAGGGATGGAGGAAATCAAAAAGATGAATATAAAGAGGTTTTTAGCTTACGTGGAAGGTTCAGGACTTTAA
- the rfbD gene encoding dTDP-4-dehydrorhamnose reductase produces the protein MKIWILGGKGMLANVCAKICIQRDVQFIADDRSLADITDYDQLLQRAKLVQPTHIINCAAYTDVDQAEKNPELAFLVNATGASFVAKIAKLMDAHFIHISTDYVFSGDQQIPYCEEDTPCPLNVYGASKLEGENLVLDIYPNACVLRTSWVFGAGGKNFISSLLPLLQNQEEVHVIQDQWGCLTYCYDLASVILDLMQERGIYHFVNQGVCSRFDIAKEIFEKLQERVFCKRVIPISVTNYVNMAKRPKFNVLGTQKISKKLNNSPRHWKEALGEFFIDAITV, from the coding sequence ATGAAGATTTGGATTCTAGGAGGCAAAGGGATGTTGGCTAATGTATGTGCAAAAATATGCATCCAAAGGGATGTACAGTTTATTGCTGATGACAGATCTTTAGCTGATATCACAGATTATGATCAGTTACTACAAAGAGCTAAATTGGTACAACCCACACATATCATTAATTGCGCGGCGTATACCGATGTAGATCAAGCAGAAAAAAATCCAGAACTAGCTTTTTTGGTCAATGCAACAGGGGCCTCTTTTGTAGCAAAAATAGCAAAGCTAATGGATGCGCACTTCATTCATATTTCAACGGATTATGTATTTTCAGGAGATCAGCAAATTCCCTATTGCGAAGAAGATACACCTTGTCCTCTAAATGTGTATGGTGCAAGTAAACTAGAAGGAGAAAATCTAGTGTTGGATATTTATCCTAATGCGTGTGTTCTTCGTACTTCTTGGGTTTTTGGTGCAGGAGGAAAAAATTTCATCAGCTCTTTATTACCCCTATTGCAAAATCAAGAAGAGGTTCATGTAATTCAAGACCAATGGGGATGTCTTACCTATTGTTATGATTTAGCTTCTGTCATTTTGGATCTTATGCAAGAGAGGGGAATTTATCATTTTGTGAATCAAGGTGTTTGTTCTCGTTTTGATATAGCAAAAGAGATTTTTGAAAAGCTGCAAGAGCGGGTCTTTTGTAAGAGAGTTATTCCTATTTCAGTTACTAATTATGTAAATATGGCAAAACGTCCAAAGTTTAATGTATTAGGAACACAGAAGATTTCTAAAAAGCTAAATAACTCTCCCAGACATTGGAAAGAAGCATTAGGAGAATTTTTTATAGATGCGATCACGGTTTAG